One genomic segment of Erysipelotrichaceae bacterium 66202529 includes these proteins:
- a CDS encoding coenzyme F420 hydrogenase: MNWEKPKVYAVKHKDEEIRAESRSGGIFTALSDLALEDGGIVYGCVLTEEFTAVHIRAENVAERDQMRGSKYIQSKLGNTFKNVYKDLDAGKSVLFSGTSCQVSGLKQFLGKEYGNLFCVDIVCHGVPSTAVWKSYLHWQEQKNHGKAVKVDFRNKKDFGWHDHVETIGFENGKSTNSRVFRNLFYGHMILRPSCYECLYKSVMHPGDITIADYWGIEKAAPELDDNKGVSLIMVNNEAGEKALERVKDKLVWRQTELKDSMQPPLKAPFPKPENREQFWSEYQNESFEYVAKRYGGIGLKNDVKIFLRKIRRKIKKLVVNCGKRSTGII, from the coding sequence ATGAATTGGGAAAAACCTAAAGTATATGCAGTAAAGCATAAGGACGAGGAAATCAGAGCAGAATCCAGATCCGGTGGTATTTTCACGGCTTTGTCGGACTTGGCTTTGGAAGATGGTGGTATTGTTTATGGATGTGTTCTGACAGAAGAATTTACGGCAGTACATATTCGAGCCGAAAATGTAGCCGAGAGAGATCAAATGAGAGGCTCTAAGTATATCCAAAGCAAATTGGGTAATACATTTAAGAATGTATATAAAGACCTTGATGCTGGAAAGAGTGTACTGTTTTCTGGAACATCTTGTCAAGTATCTGGATTAAAGCAATTTTTGGGAAAAGAGTACGGCAACCTTTTTTGTGTGGATATTGTATGTCACGGTGTACCAAGCACTGCTGTGTGGAAAAGCTACTTGCATTGGCAGGAGCAAAAGAATCATGGCAAAGCAGTCAAAGTGGACTTCAGAAATAAAAAGGATTTTGGCTGGCACGATCATGTGGAAACCATCGGATTTGAGAATGGAAAGTCAACAAATAGCCGGGTGTTCAGAAATTTATTTTATGGTCACATGATTCTTCGTCCAAGTTGTTATGAGTGTCTTTATAAGTCTGTAATGCATCCGGGTGATATTACAATTGCAGATTACTGGGGTATCGAGAAAGCTGCCCCAGAGTTGGATGACAATAAGGGCGTATCATTGATTATGGTGAATAACGAAGCGGGCGAAAAAGCATTAGAACGGGTGAAAGACAAACTGGTTTGGAGACAAACAGAACTAAAAGATAGCATGCAACCTCCGTTGAAAGCGCCATTTCCAAAGCCAGAAAATCGGGAACAATTTTGGAGTGAGTACCAGAATGAATCGTTTGAATATGTTGCCAAGAGATACGGTGGCATTGGGCTAAAGAATGATGTTAAAATATTCCTGAGAAAGATAAGGAGAAAAATCAAAAAGTTGGTGGTTAATTGTGGAAAGAGAAGTACCGGTATTATATAA
- a CDS encoding 4Fe-4S dicluster domain-containing protein, with amino-acid sequence MEREVPVLYKRKEECCGCTACYAICPKEAISMVEDEEGFEYPQVDENKCVCCYQCIKVCPIKAAKT; translated from the coding sequence GTGGAAAGAGAAGTACCGGTATTATATAAAAGAAAAGAAGAATGTTGTGGATGCACAGCCTGCTATGCAATCTGTCCAAAGGAAGCCATTTCCATGGTAGAGGATGAGGAGGGTTTTGAATATCCGCAGGTTGATGAAAACAAATGTGTGTGTTGCTATCAATGCATCAAGGTGTGTCCGATAAAGGCAGCAAAAACTTAA
- a CDS encoding coenzyme F420-reducing hydrogenase — protein MKTVCELNKCTGCMACADMCKKRAINVHIDIEACNAEIDDSKCIDCGACNRVCQVNNPVILKKPISWYQGWSKDKTTRENCASGGFATEISRAFISQGGIVFTCVFEKGSFKYSAFETLEDLTRMAGSKYIKSNPIGIYRDIRKKLLSGEKVLFIGLPCHVGGIQNFLTDKLKDNLYTIDLICHGSPAPQLLKLFLKEHQIELHSISAIRFRQKDHFQVEQKEENNFKNVGAKGVLDSYMIGFLGGVFYTENCYECKYAQLNRASDITIGDSWGSNLSIVEQKKGISLSLCQTKKGEQLLKMSNVELHTVDLNLAQQHNHQLVSPSVIPKQRNKFLEGIHMNKSFDSMIWKTCFVKSVKQEIKKILILLKFYRGGKAKYSVSVKK, from the coding sequence ATGAAAACTGTATGTGAGTTGAATAAATGCACAGGTTGTATGGCGTGTGCAGATATGTGTAAAAAAAGGGCGATAAATGTACACATTGACATAGAAGCATGCAATGCAGAAATAGATGATTCAAAGTGCATTGACTGTGGGGCTTGTAATAGAGTATGCCAAGTAAATAATCCTGTGATATTGAAGAAGCCTATAAGTTGGTATCAAGGTTGGTCAAAAGATAAAACAACTAGAGAAAATTGTGCTTCAGGCGGATTTGCAACGGAAATATCAAGAGCATTTATAAGCCAGGGAGGAATTGTATTTACCTGTGTATTTGAAAAAGGAAGTTTCAAATATTCTGCTTTTGAAACATTAGAAGACTTGACAAGGATGGCTGGTTCCAAATATATAAAAAGTAATCCAATTGGTATATATAGGGATATACGAAAAAAGCTGCTGTCCGGAGAGAAAGTATTGTTTATTGGATTGCCGTGCCATGTTGGTGGTATACAGAACTTTTTGACAGATAAATTGAAGGATAATTTGTATACGATTGATTTAATATGCCATGGCTCTCCAGCACCACAATTGTTGAAACTTTTTCTGAAAGAACACCAAATCGAATTGCATTCGATTTCTGCAATTCGATTTCGTCAGAAAGATCATTTTCAAGTTGAGCAGAAAGAAGAAAACAATTTTAAAAATGTTGGAGCCAAAGGAGTATTGGACTCGTATATGATTGGTTTCCTAGGAGGGGTGTTTTACACGGAAAACTGTTACGAATGTAAGTATGCACAGTTGAATCGGGCTTCCGATATCACGATTGGGGATTCGTGGGGAAGCAATTTGTCGATTGTAGAACAGAAAAAAGGTATCTCGCTTTCCCTATGCCAAACAAAAAAAGGTGAACAGCTTCTAAAAATGTCAAATGTTGAACTGCACACAGTCGACTTGAATTTGGCACAGCAGCATAATCATCAGCTTGTGTCTCCATCTGTTATTCCAAAGCAACGAAATAAATTTTTAGAAGGAATTCACATGAACAAGAGTTTTGACTCTATGATCTGGAAAACTTGTTTTGTGAAAAGTGTAAAGCAAGAAATCAAGAAAATACTTATACTGCTAAAATTTTATAGGGGGGGAAAGGCTAAATATAGTGTATCTGTAAAAAAATAA
- a CDS encoding acyltransferase family protein, translating into MSLLRIAATLAVVFLHTNNTLSNNSEQFFLTKNQMVFFTTNNLLMNWAVPVFLMITGVLLLDPNRQIPYSDCIKKYARRILLALFVFGIPFSMLEILLNTKSITVNSFFEATINVINGNSWSHLWYLYALIGLYFILPMLKAFVNNSDEETLLYLIGVIFIFSFVIKSIDKVSGTTIAFAIPITGFTIFYVLAGRYITIIKSRFLDKKSIGIGVLVFTIVIVVIGSICYFPKSKELLGYNSPMIAFLSIVVFCLFMGAKSEKTELLWRIDRLCFGVYLIHPVFINITYKFLKLTPVTFGGFYSVATFVFWMFFVASSFAGAWIMYQIPILKKYIL; encoded by the coding sequence ATTTCGCTTTTGAGGATTGCGGCAACACTAGCAGTTGTTTTTTTACATACTAATAATACACTTTCAAACAATAGTGAGCAGTTCTTTTTGACGAAGAATCAAATGGTGTTTTTTACAACGAACAATCTTTTGATGAACTGGGCTGTTCCAGTTTTTTTGATGATAACGGGTGTGTTACTGCTTGACCCCAATCGACAGATTCCATATAGCGATTGCATAAAAAAGTATGCGAGGAGAATTTTATTGGCACTGTTTGTGTTTGGAATTCCATTTTCGATGTTGGAGATTCTGCTTAACACAAAGTCAATAACTGTAAATAGTTTTTTTGAGGCGACAATAAATGTGATAAATGGAAACAGCTGGAGTCATTTGTGGTATTTATATGCGTTGATAGGATTGTATTTTATACTTCCAATGTTAAAAGCTTTCGTAAACAATTCTGATGAAGAGACGCTTCTTTATTTAATAGGTGTGATATTTATCTTCAGCTTTGTTATAAAGTCGATTGATAAAGTTTCAGGCACAACAATTGCTTTTGCGATTCCTATTACTGGATTTACCATCTTCTATGTATTGGCAGGAAGATATATTACGATTATAAAATCTCGCTTTTTAGACAAAAAGAGCATTGGCATCGGTGTGCTCGTTTTTACAATAGTTATAGTCGTGATTGGAAGTATATGCTATTTCCCCAAAAGTAAGGAGCTGCTCGGCTATAATTCTCCAATGATTGCATTTCTTTCGATTGTTGTGTTTTGTCTTTTTATGGGTGCTAAATCAGAAAAAACGGAACTCCTTTGGCGGATAGATAGATTGTGCTTTGGAGTTTATTTGATTCATCCAGTATTTATCAATATTACATATAAATTTTTGAAACTCACACCGGTAACGTTCGGCGGTTTTTATTCGGTTGCGACATTTGTGTTTTGGATGTTTTTTGTGGCAAGCTCTTTTGCAGGAGCTTGGATTATGTATCAAATACCAATTCTTAAAAAATATATTCTATAA